In Candidatus Aegiribacteria sp., the genomic window TGGTAGCGGCGGAGGGACTTGAACCCCCGACCCGCGGATTATGATTCCGCTGCTCTGCCAACTGAGCTACACCGCCAGGGACGAGGAAAATAGAACTATTTTAGCCTGCTGTCAAGATATTTACGAGTAATCCGGGTTTGACTGTCTCAAAATGAGAATATATTTTTATTGCTTAATGAAATCATCGATTTCTGAATTGAAAAAAAATGGATGTTGACATAGGTCTTCGCATATTTTAAATATTCGGATATTCGAATATTTGAATTTTGTTTTTTCAGGCTTGATTTAACTCTGAAAAAGTTGATCTCGTATTGAGCAATCACTACTTACTGAATAATCAGAAGAAACAGACAATGCTGTAAGTCTGTTAATTCACAGGCAAGCTGTTAACGGGGGAGAATGAAAGAGAAGGCAGGAGTAGAATTCGTTCCTTCAATCGTGGGGTTTCTTTGCAACTGGTGTACCTATGCAGCTGCAGATCTTGCCGGTTCTTCAAAACTTGAACTTCCACCCTCCTTCTCTGTGATAAGGGTTATGTGTTCCAGCAGGATCGACCATAACCTTCTTCTTTCAACCTTTTTCAAGGGAGCTGATGGTATTCTAGTCGCGGGATGCCATCCTGGTGACTGTCACTACGGAGAGGGTAATTATTACGCCAGGCGAAGATTCGCGCTGCTGAAAAAGGTTATGGATACGGTTAATCTCGACCCTGACAGGCTGCAGCTCTCCTGGGTATCTGCGGCAGAGGGAAAACGCTATGCAGAAGTTGTAGGCGAATTCACGGAGAAGATAAAGGAACTCGGACCGAATCCCATTAAAAACAGTACTCGTTTTTGACAGAGAGTAGACAATATATGCCTCAGACCGGGAACATTCTTGTTATAGGTGCCGGAATCGCCGGAATGAAGGCGAGTCTAATGCTCGCCGGAGCTTCCAATAAGGTTTACCTTGTGGAAAAGCTGCCAATCATCGGCGGTAAGGTCATCAAGAACGAGGAGAGCTTTCCCAATCTCGAGTGTTCCACCTGCATGGTAGCTCCCATTCAGCAGGATGTACTGCAAAATCCGAATATAGAAACCCTCACATACAGCGTTGTTGAAAAGATCGAAGGCAGTGCGGGGGATTTCAGTGTCGTTATTAGAAAGAAAGCCAGATACGTCAGTCTGACCGATTGCATCGGATGCGGGATGTGTTATGAACCCTGTCCGGTATCCCTTAAAAACGAATGGGAAGAAAACCTGATTGACAGGAAAGCCATATACGTTCCCTGTTCCGGGTCGCTGCCGAATGTTCCAGTAATCGATTCCGAACATTGTCTTAAGCTTCTGGGAAAAGAGGAGTGCAACCTCTGCGTTGAATCCTGCGCATTTGAGGCAATCAACCTTGATGACAGCGATGAAGTTATGGAGATTAAAGTCGGAGCTGTCATACTGGCAACCGGCTCAGCTACTATCGATCTTTCAACTCTTCCGAACCTTGGATATGGTACTTTGCCTGGAGTATACGCTCCGATGGAGTTTGAGAGACTGTTCGCATCGAACGGCCCGACTCTTGGTGAAATAGTGCTCCGTGGGTCTGAAAAGATTCCGGAAAGCATAGCGGTGATTCATTGTGCCGGACGTAAAGAAAAAAAGTATTGCTCAGCTGTCTGCTGCATGTATTCATTTAAATTCGCAAGATTCCTGAAGCATAAAATACCGTCAGCCCATGTTTTTAATATCTATTCGGACATTTGTGTCCCTGGAAAAAGTTACCAGAGTTTTTACAAAAGTGTTGACGGGGCAGATACCGAGATGCTCTACACTTCGTCTATCGAGGATGTTAAGGTATCGGAGAATGAATCGGGACTGAAGGTAGCCTATCCGGATGCAGCTGGAGCCATGGAAGAATTGAATGTGGATATGGTGATACTTGCAGCCGCTCTTGTTCCGGGCGATGATGCCGCTCCACTTGCGGAAGTTGCCGGAGTTGATCTTGATTCCCGGGGATTCATCGCGACAGTGCTGGATGGAAGCGGATCCATGGAAACCTCTCGAAGAGGGGTATTCGTTGCCGGTACCGCTGAAGGTCCGAAGGATATTCAGAACTCGGTCATACAGGCGGAATCCGCCGCAGGACAGGTTATGGGTATTGTAACATCCGGGGTTTCCGGCTCATGAAAGATTTTGAAATGCGGGAATCGGGTCAGGATAAAAAATTGAGAGCGAAGGTCGGGGTTTACGTTTGTGAATGCGGACCCAACATCGCGGGAAAAGTTGATCTTGATAAAATTCTTGCCGATCTTTCAGAACTCGATGATTATCAGGACGTTGAGCTGGTTGTTAAAAAGTACGGATTCCTCTGTTCCGGCCCGGGTAAGGAATTCCTCGAGGAGGAAATAAAGAGCAACGGCTTCACGCATCTGGTTGTAGGCGCCTGCTCTCCGCGCGATCATGACTCGACTTTCATGAGTATATGCGAGAAAACAGACCTTAATCCTTATCTATACAGGATCATCAACATCCGGGAGCACTGCACCTGGGTGATAGACGACAAAGAAAAAGCTACCGAGAAAGCATTCAGTTATATCCGCGGAGGAATCGCAAGGGTTCTTCGTCAATCCGAACTGTTCGAAAAACCACTGGACATCAACCCGGATGTTCTCGTTATAGGGGGCGGAATATCAGGTATGGAAGCTGCTCTTTCGCTTTCAGGCGAGGATAGACGGGTATTCCTGGTGGAGAAGACAGACCGGCTCGGCGGAGTATCTATTGATCTTTCAGGATTGCTTCCAGGACAGGGCGAAGTAGTTAAAAAGAAGATGGAATCAGTTACGGAAGATAAAAATATCAGACTCTTTCTGAATACAAGGGTTGAGACCGTTATCGGTTTTCTGGGCAATTTTGAGATAGAGCTTGTATCAAAAGAAAACGCTGAAACAACGGAGATAATGGCAGGCGCGATTGTAGTGGCGACAGGCAGCGAACTTTTCGAACCGGCGAACAGCGATAACTACAGCTACTCAGAATCGGACGAAGTGTATACCTCTATTTCAATCGAAAAGATGTTCTCAGGAGAAGGCGAAGCTAAACTGCGCTCCGGTATGAAACCCTCTTCGGTAGCCCTGATTCACTGCGTTGGAAGAGAAGAGAAGAATTACTGTTCCGGAATATGCTGCAGTTACATGATGAAGCTGGCAGGATTTTTTAAAAATCAGTCCCCTGATATTCAGGTAACGGAATTCTACAGAGATCTCTGTCTTCCACAGAAGGATGATCAGGAACGCTACAACGAGGCTGAGGCAGACGGTGTTACATTCATCCGCATAAAAGATATCAGTACAAAAGGTACCGATGTCAGTTTCGAAAAGATGAACGGTGAAAAAGGCGAGCAATCCTTCGATATGGTAGTCCTTGCCCCCGCGATGG contains:
- a CDS encoding hydrogenase iron-sulfur subunit gives rise to the protein MKEKAGVEFVPSIVGFLCNWCTYAAADLAGSSKLELPPSFSVIRVMCSSRIDHNLLLSTFFKGADGILVAGCHPGDCHYGEGNYYARRRFALLKKVMDTVNLDPDRLQLSWVSAAEGKRYAEVVGEFTEKIKELGPNPIKNSTRF
- a CDS encoding FAD-dependent oxidoreductase → MKDFEMRESGQDKKLRAKVGVYVCECGPNIAGKVDLDKILADLSELDDYQDVELVVKKYGFLCSGPGKEFLEEEIKSNGFTHLVVGACSPRDHDSTFMSICEKTDLNPYLYRIINIREHCTWVIDDKEKATEKAFSYIRGGIARVLRQSELFEKPLDINPDVLVIGGGISGMEAALSLSGEDRRVFLVEKTDRLGGVSIDLSGLLPGQGEVVKKKMESVTEDKNIRLFLNTRVETVIGFLGNFEIELVSKENAETTEIMAGAIVVATGSELFEPANSDNYSYSESDEVYTSISIEKMFSGEGEAKLRSGMKPSSVALIHCVGREEKNYCSGICCSYMMKLAGFFKNQSPDIQVTEFYRDLCLPQKDDQERYNEAEADGVTFIRIKDISTKGTDVSFEKMNGEKGEQSFDMVVLAPAMEPSADTEELADLLTVPLDESGFFQEVHKMTNPVGTSTDGVFIVGTAHGPKGVSDSMQFARASAGQILTRLIPGEKLIPEVKVTEILEAYCTGCGNCLDVCVYGAIYSDDSRGISVV
- a CDS encoding FAD-dependent oxidoreductase; the encoded protein is MPQTGNILVIGAGIAGMKASLMLAGASNKVYLVEKLPIIGGKVIKNEESFPNLECSTCMVAPIQQDVLQNPNIETLTYSVVEKIEGSAGDFSVVIRKKARYVSLTDCIGCGMCYEPCPVSLKNEWEENLIDRKAIYVPCSGSLPNVPVIDSEHCLKLLGKEECNLCVESCAFEAINLDDSDEVMEIKVGAVILATGSATIDLSTLPNLGYGTLPGVYAPMEFERLFASNGPTLGEIVLRGSEKIPESIAVIHCAGRKEKKYCSAVCCMYSFKFARFLKHKIPSAHVFNIYSDICVPGKSYQSFYKSVDGADTEMLYTSSIEDVKVSENESGLKVAYPDAAGAMEELNVDMVILAAALVPGDDAAPLAEVAGVDLDSRGFIATVLDGSGSMETSRRGVFVAGTAEGPKDIQNSVIQAESAAGQVMGIVTSGVSGS